The genomic stretch ACGCGGACCAGCTCGTTGACGCCCGGAGGAAGCTCATCGCCCTCCTCACGGGAGAACACCCGCACCCCGATGACCTTGCCCTGCTCGCCGTGCGGCACCTTCAGCGAGGTGTCACGGACCTCACGGGCCTTCTCACCGAAGATCGCACGCAGCAGCCGCTCCTCCGGCGTCAGCTCGGTCTCACCCTTCGGGGTGACCTTGCCGACCAGGATGTCACCGGGCACGACCTCGGCGCCGATGCGGATGATGCCCCGCTCGTCCAGGTCGGCCAGCACCTCCTCGGAGACGTTCGGGATGTCCCGGGTGATCTCCTCCGGGCCCAGCTTGGTGTCCCGGGCGTCGACCTCGTGCTCCTCGATGTGGATCGAGGACAGCACGTCGTCCTGCACCAGCCGCTGCGACAGGATGATCGCGTCTTCGTAGTTGTGGCCCTCCCACGGCATGAACGCCACCAGAAGGTTCTTGCCCAGCGCCATCTCACCCTTGTCGGTGCACGGGCCGTCGGCGATGACCTGGTTGACCTCCACCCGGTCGCCCTCGGCCACGATGGGCTTCTGGTTGAAGCTCGTGCCCTGGTTCGAGTGCTTGAACTTCGCCAGCCGATATGTCGTGCTCGTGCCGTCGTCGTTCGAGATCGTGATGTAGTCGGCGGAGACCTCTTCCACCACGCCCGCCTTCTCGGCGCTGACCATGTCGCCCGTGTCGGTCGCGGCACGGTATTCCATGCCGGTGCCGATCAGCGGCGCCTCGCTCCTGAGCAGGGGCACCGACTGGCGCATCATGTTCGCGCCCATGAGTGCCCGGTTGGCGTCGTCGTGCTCCAGGAAGGGGATCATCGCGGTCGCCGCCGACACCATCTGGCGCGGCGACACGTCCATGTAGTGCACTTCGTTCGAGCGGACGTACTCGAACTCGCCGCCCTTCGTGCGGACCAACACCCGCTGCTCGGCGAACCCGCCGTCCGCCGACAGCGGGGAGTTCGCCTGGGCGATCACGTACAGATCCTCCTCGTCGGCGGTCAGGTAGTCGATCTGTTCGGTCACCTTGCCGTCGACGACCTTGCGGTACGGCGTCTCGAGGAACCCGAAAGCGTTGAGCCGGGCGAAACAGGCGAGGTAGCCGATGAGGCCGATGTTCGGACCCTCGGGGGTCTCGATCGGGCACATCCGGCCATAGTGGGACGGGTGCACGTCACGCATCTCCACGCCCGCCCGCTCCCGCGACAGACCGCCCGGCCCCACCGCGGACAGACGCCGCCGGTGCGTCAGACCGGACAGCGGGTTGGTCTGGTCCATGAACTGCGACAGCTGCGAAGTGCCGAAGAACTCCTTCATGGACGCCACGACCGGGCGGATGTTGATCAGGGTCTGCGGCGTGATCGCCTCGACGTCCTGCGTGGTCATCCGCTCACGCACGACCCGCTCCATACGGGCCAGGCCCAGGCGGACCTGGTTCTGGATCAGCTCGCCGACGCTGCGTACCCGCCGGTTGCCGAAGTGGTCGATGTCGTCGACCTCCAGGGGCAGGCCCGCCGACTCCTCACCGGCGTGCAGCCGCACCAGATATTCGACTATCGCGACGATGTCGTCTTCGGTCAGCGTGCCCTGGGTGATCTCCGCGTCGACACCCAGCTTCTTGTTGATCTTGTAGCGGCCCACCTTGGCCAGGTCATACCGCTTGGGATTGAAGTAGAGATTCTCCAGCAAGGTCTGCGCCGACTCCTTGGTCGGCGGCTCACCCGGCCGCAGCTTGCGATAAATGTCCAGCAGCGCGTCATCCTGGCCGGCCGTGTGGTCCTTCTCCAGGGTGGCCCGCATCGACTCGTACTGGCCGAAACGCTCGAGAATCTGATCGCTGGTCCAGCCCAGTGCCTTAAGAAGCACGGTGACGGCCTGCTTGCGCTTACGGTCGATGCGCACACCGACGCTGTCGCGCTTGTCGATCTCGAACTCCAGCCACGCACCGCGCGACGGGATGACCTTGCAGCCGTACAGATCCTTGTCCGACGTCTTGTCGACATTACGTTCGAAATAGACGCCAGGCGAACGGACCAGCTGCGAGACCACGACACGCTCGGTGCCGTTGATGATGAACGTGCCCTTCGGCGTCATGAGCGGGAAATCCCCCATGAACACCGTCTGGCTCTTGATCTCACCAGTGGTGTTATTGATGAACTCCGCCGTCACGAACATCGGGGCGGAGAAGGTCATGTCCTTGTCTTTGCACTCGTCTACGGAGTACTTCGGCGGCTCGAAGCGGTGGTCGCGGAACGACAAGGACATGGTCCCCGAGAAGTCCTCGATCGGACTGATCTCTTCGAAGATCTCTTCGAGGCCCGACTGGGTCGGGACGTCCTTGCGCCCGGCCTGACGAGCCGCCTCTACCCGGGCCTTCCACTTCTCGTTTCCGAGCAGCCAATCGAAAGACTCGGTCTGCAGAGCGAGAAGGTCAGGAACTTCGAGAGGCTCCTGGATGCGCGCAAATGACACGCGACGGGGACCAGCGGGTACGGCGGAGGCGTTGCGCGAGGCTGCCAACAGATGTCCTTCCGAGGGCTCGCGGCGGACTGACTACACGCACGCCAGACAACCTCGCAACGTGAGCAAGCATCGCGGGTCGCAAAAGGCAGCGTGGAAGCACGAGCGTACTCGTTCCGACTGAATTTGTCCACGCTTACGCAGACCCATCTCCCCGGGTCGCATTTTCATGATGACGTACGCCGCCCCGTTTGTCAATCCCCAAACGCCGCCCGCGTGTCCTCCGATCTCCGGTTCGCGAAGGATCAGAAGGAGCCGCCGCCGCTCGAGCAGCTCGATCCGCCACCGCTGGAGCAGCTGGACGCGCTGCTCGAGCAGCTGTATCCGCCATCGTGGGCGGAGCCGGACGATGATCCCGAGCCGGATGCCCGGTCTCCGTCGGAGTCCGACAGCAGTGAGAGGCGTGGATCTCCGCCCCCGCGCAGGCCGTTCACCGCCACCGCGAAGGCCGTGGCGGCCGCGACGAGCTTGGAGGGTCCCTTGGGGGGAGTGCCGTGCTGCCGCTGGGCCGAGGACAGCAGGTGGCGGCCCTGTTCCGTGAGCAGGACGAAGGGCAGGCTCCGCACTTCCTGCTGATAAGTGGGGTGATTGAGCCATCCGATGGCACCTGCGGCAGCGGCGATCACTATGGCGCCGATCGTACGCACCTCGAAGGCCGCGACCCCGGCGACGACCAGCGCCAGGGTCACCACGCAACCCGCGATCGCCGCGATCGAGAAGATCCGGATGCGGTCCAGCGTGCGCCGGATGTGGGGCTGTGCGCCCTCGGGGATCAGCAGGCCCTGACGCGCCAGTTCGGCGCGGACGCGGGCCGCTTCCGGGCCTGCGGCAACGAGCCGGACCAAATCGTCGGCTGAGCAGCTCCCGGCGCGATCGAGCACTTCCATGACGGCCCGCTCGACCGGTTCGATGATCAGGCCGCCGGAAGGCTCAATGATCGGGCCGCCGGCCGGCTCGGCGATCGGAGCAGCGGGCAGATCGGCGTCGGCCACCGCGGTGACTCTGCCTGTGTTGCTGATCCGTATCCTGCCGGCCTGCAGCAGCACGGCCAGGGCCGTGTGGACCGTCCGGCGCGCACCGCCGGCCAGATAGGCGAGCTCGTACGGCCCGATCTCGCCGATCTCATCGTCACCCACCTCGTGGGGCAGCTCGGCGAGCCAGCGGTGTTCTTCGCTGAAGGACCGGATCGTCATCCACACGAGCCAGGCCAGGACGACGGACAGCACCAGCAGCAGCGTTTCGGCCATGCGCACCCCCATCGAAAGCCCCCGATGTCCAGTGGACGATCGGCGGCACGGGGTGAGTTCCGCACCGCTCCGGGCACCCGCCCGAGGGCTACGCGCCGGGGATCGGTCCGCGACCCGACCGTACCCTGATCTTGGCGAGCGTGCGCGACTGGGCCGGATGTCGGCGATCAGCACTCGCGGCGTTGTGTCGGCTGATTTGGGTTTCTTGGGCCCTCGTTGTCACAGGTCGGCCCTCAGTCCTGTCCTGTCCTTCGAAAAGAACGACTCACGGAGCGACAGGAGCGGGACCCTTGCCGACAGCCAGCAGCATCAGAATGCAGATCCGAGTCCGGATGAGCGCGCGTGCCATCGACGAGCCGCACCGCGTTGCGAGCCAGCTGGAGCTGCTGTTCGACCTCACCTTCGTGGTCGCGGTCGCGGCCGTCACCGCCGAGTTCGCGCACGGCATCGCCGACGGTCACGGCCTCGCCGGGCTCGTGCCGTTCCTGGAGGTGTTCTTCGCGATCTGGTGGGCGTGGATGAACTTCACCTGGTTCGCCTCCTCCTACGACACCGACGATGTCCCCTACCGGCTGCTGACCATGGTGCAGATGGGCGGCGTATTGGTGCTCGCCGTCGGTGTGCCCGCGGCGGCCGGCCACGCTGATTTCGGCGTCGTCACGCTGGGCTACCTCATCATGAGGATCGGGCTCGTCGGCCAATGGCTGCGGGCGGGGCTCGAAGATCGGACGCGTCGTCGCACCGCGCTGCGTTACGCCGCCGGCATCAGCATCGCGCAGGTGGCATGGGTGCTGAGACTCTTCCTCGTAGAGACGGGGATCCTGCCCTCATCCTCCGCGCTGCCGTTCTTCGCCTGCCTGGTCGTCCTGGAACTCGCGGTACCACGGTGGGCGGAGCGGGCCAGGCCCACCACGTGGCACCCGCACCACATCGCCGAGCGCTACGGACTGTTCACGATCATCCTGCTCGGCGAGAGCGTCCTCGCCGTGAGCAGAGGGGTCGAGGGAGCGCTCGAAGCAGGGGAGGTCAGCAGTCCCTTCGTCGTCATCGCCGTCTCCGGTCTCGTGCTGCTGTTCGCCCACTGGTGGCTGTACTTCCTCGTACAGGCAGGCGAAGGTCTCAGCGACCGCCGGCACCGGTCCTACCTGTGGGGGTACGGCCATTACGGCATCTTCGCGGCCCTCGCGGCGCTCGGCGCCGGGCTCGAAGTCGCGGTCGAGCAGAGTGGGCACGAGGTGGAGGCGTCACCGCCGGCACTCGGCTACGCCGTCGCGATCCCGGTCGGCTTGTATCTCACCCTGCTGTGGGCGGTGCACACGCTCGTCGTCGCAGACCGCGTCATCCATCCCGGCGCGGTTCTGGCCGGCGTCACCGGCATCTTGTTGCTGCCGCTCGCGTCGCCCTGGATCGGGGTGGCCGGGGTGGTCGCATCGATCGCAGCCATCTGCGTCCTGCTGGTCGCCGCGACGATCGCGACCAATGCCGGTGGGGCCCGCGCCGGAATACGCGGTCATGACGCGGCATCCGAAAGCTCCGGCGAGTCGTAAGGACGAGACCGAGCATCAGCCCTGCGGCCCGTCAGACGGACACAGCGGTGAGCTTGGCCGGGTTCAGCATCCACAACACCTGGTCGATGCCCTGCTCCGAGGCGTTGACCGTGATGACCGCGAACACCTCTCCGTCGCGGCTCAGCAGGGCGGAGGGCTGACCGTTCGTGCTCGCCCACGCCACCTCGACCCCGGTCCAGAAACTGCCCGAGAACGCCCTGATGACCTTCGCCAGCCGCGACGCCCCCACCACGGGGATGCGGGAGGCGCCGCGCACGCGGCCGCCGCCGTCGGAGTAGCTGATCACGTCCTCGGCGAAGAGCTCTTCCAGGGCTTTCAGGTCGCCGGAGCGGGCGGCGGTGATGAAGGCCGCCAGCAGCCTGCGTTGTTCCGATCTGCTCACGGGTGCACGACGCTCGACGAGCACGCGCTTGCGGGCCCTGCTGACCAGCTGGCGTACGGCCGCCTCGTTGAGCTGGATGATGTCGGCGATCTGCCGGTAGGGGTATTCGAACGCCTCCCGCAACACGTACGCCGCCCGTTCTGTGGGCGAAAGCCTCTCCAGCAGAAGCAGGACCGCGAACTCCAGAGCCTCACCCCGCTCCGCGCCGAGGTGCGGATCCGCGCTGGTGTCGACGGGTTCGGGCAGCCATGGGCCGACGTAGGTCTCACGGCGGGCGCGCGCGGACTGAGCGGCGTTGATGGCCAGACGCGTGATCGTCGTCGCGAGGAACGCGGCCGGGTTGTCCACCGTGGTGCGGTCATAGCCCTGCCAGCGCAGCCAGACGTCCTGCACCAGATCCTCGGCCTCGGTGGCGCTGCCCAGCATCCGGTACGCGATCCCGAACAGGCGAGGCCGCATCCCGGCGAAAACCTCCGCGGCCTGCTCGAGACCTCCCGGACCGCCCGATTCGGCATCCGCCACCGCCATCGCCATTGGCCCCCTGTCCCCGCTGCCCCTCGATGATCCCACCGGCCGGACCTCCTCCTGGACCGGCCCCTGCCGCCTACCCCTTGAGCAGCCAGAACAGGCCGGCGGCAGGTCACAATCCCGGGAGATCTCCACAGGAGTGCCGGTTCTCCCGCGGTGGCGGGCACCGGGGCGGTACGGGGCCAAGAGATGACGTCATTGCCGAGTATCCGCAGGTGAGTCCTTTGCTCGCAGGCGTGCGCGAGCAGAGACAAGCCGGGGGAGGAAAGGCCGAAGAGAGGCTCACAGAAAAGATTTCGCTGAGGCTGTCACAGGCCGAGAGGCTGCCCTGTCTTAGCTGGCGACCGGTTGGCCACCAAGAGCCCCGGCGGACAGGAGGTTATGTCATGAAGATCGTGGTAATCGGCGGGACCGGCCTGATCGGGTCGAAACTCGTGACGAAGCTCGGAGAGCACGGTCACGAGGCGGTGGCGGCGTCACCCAACACCGGAGTCAACACGCTCACCGGTGAAGGGCTGGCCGAAGTGCTGGCCGGTGCGTCCACGGTGATCGACGTGTCGAACTCCCCGTCGTTCGAGCGGGCCGCGGTAATGGAGTTCTTCACGACCTCCACCCGTAATCTGCTCGCGGCAGAGTCGGCGGCGGGCGTCGGCCACCATGTCGCGCTGTCCGTGGTGGGCACCGAGCGGTTGCCGGAGAACGACTACTTCGCGGCCAAGATCGCTCAGGAACAGCTGATCGAGAAGTCGTCCATCCCGTTCTCGCTCGTGCACGCGACGCAGTTCTTCGAGTTCATCCGCGGCATCGCGGACCAGTCCACGGTCGACGGCAAGGTGCACATCGCGCCCGTGCTCTTCCAGCCCATGGCGGGTGACGACGTGGCTCAGGCGGTCGGCCGGGTCGCGGTGGGGTCGCCGCTGAACGGCAGGGTCGAGGTGGGCGGGCCGGAGCAGTTCAGGATGGACGAGTTCTTCCGTGAGGCCCTGGCCGCCTGGGGGGACCCGCGCGAGGTGGTCACCGACCCGCAGGCGCGCTACTTCGGCAGCGTGCCGAGCGAGCGCACGCTGGTGCCCGGTGACGGCGCCACCCTCGGGCAGATCCGCTACCGCGACTGGCTCAGCCAGAACGCCGCCGGAAAGTAACGCACTCTCACGAAAGGCAGTGCCATGCCCGATATCGACCCGGCGGCCACGGGGGCCAAGCCGAGATCAACCGCCTGGCAGACGGCGCTCACCATGCTGCAGGAGGCCGAGCCGCCGTTCATCCCCGAGGGGGCGCACGCGATGACCGTCGTCATCGAGTACCCGCCCGGCGACCCCGGCACGCCGCCGCACCGGCACTCCGGTCCCGCCTTCGGCTACGTCGTGGAAGGCGAGATGCTGCTGGAGATCGAGGGCCAGCCGGAGCGGGTCGTACGCGCCGGGGAGGCGTTCTGGGAGCCGGGCGGCGACGTCATCCACTACCAGGACGGCAACAACCGCGACGACATCCCGCTCCGCTTCACCGTCACGATGCTGTGCGAACCGGGCAAGCCGATGCTCACCCTGGTGGAGGAGGAAGAGCTCGCCCAGCGCAAGGACCGCCGCGCCCCGCGCGCGTCCTGAGCGCGGACGGCCCCTTACGGGGACGGCGACGACGGCCATTGGCCGAGCTCGGGGAGCGGCACGCCATACCCGCCGCCTGTCGCGGCAGTGCGAGTCCGGCCGCACTGGCCTGGCTGGCCGAGGCGTGCGAGCTGTCACCTGGAATCAGGCTGCTGGACGTGGGCAGATCCGCCTGCGGGCGATCCACGCGGTCAGCCGGCGGCCCGCCGGACATCCGCCCAAGACACGCATGGAGGAAAGATGAGCACTCCCACCGGCGACAACGACTCCTTGTACGAACTCCAGATCGAGGTCGAGGCGGAAATCACCTTGGCCGAGTCGAGCCACCCCGAGGAGGCCGCCGACCTGCCGATCACCGACTGGTTGTTCGATCCGACGGACGTCGAACGCGAGGAGATCGGCCTGCGCGGTCTGCTCGACGCCGTCGAGGCGCTGGAGGGCGACTCCCGTCCCGACGAACCTCGCACGGGAAATGCCTGAAACGCCGGCCCGGACCCCACCTCGCGCCCATGGAATTCGCCTGTCTCCAGAGCCGAAGCGAGCCAGATGCAGCCGCCACATCCCCGGCCCCCTGCCCCACGGCGACCGCTCCCTGGAGCTGTCGCTCGTTCCCTTCGGCCCGGAAGCACTCGAGACGTTCCTCCGTATCGAACGGCCGGAAACCACGAACAAAGGAAGCACATCATGAGCAGACACGTCCTGGAGCCGGCGGCACAGGAGTTCGCCGACGCGACGTCCAAGCCACCGCTCCTGTACGAGCTGGGCGTCGACGGCGCCCGCAAGCTGCTGGACGACGTCCAGACCGCCCCCGATCGCCTGCCCGAGGTGGACGAGAAGTGGATCACAGTCCCGGCCGAGGTCGGCGACGTGCGGGTGCGCATCGTCAAGCCCGCAGGGGCGGCCGGGACGCTGCCCGTCGTCCTGTACGTCCACGGGGGCGGGTGGGTCCTCGGCAACGCCGGCACCCATGACCGCCTCGTCCGCGAGCTGGCCGTCGGCGCGGGCGCGGCGCTGGTCTTCGTGGAGTACGACCGCTCGCCCGAGGCCCGCTACCCGGTGGCGATCGAGCAGGCGTACGCCACCGCGCAGTGGATCACCAAGCACGGCGCCGAGGAGAGCCTGGACGCCTCCCGCCTCGCGGTGGCCGGCGACTCGGTCGGCGGCAACATGACCGCCGCGCTGACCATCATGGCCAAACGGCGCGGCGACGTGACCTTCGTGCACCAGTCGCTGTACTACCCGGTCACCGACGCCGCCCAGGACACCGACAGCTACCGCGAGTTCGCCAACGGCCCGCATCTGACCGCCAACGCCATGGCCTGGTTCTGGGACGCCTACACCACCGACCCCGCCCAGCGCGCGGAGATCACCGCCTCACCGCTGCGCGCCACCCTCGACGACCTGGCCGGGCTACCGCCGGCCCTCGTCATCGTCGACGAGAACGACGTGCTGCGCGACGAGGGCGAGGCCTACGCCCGCAAGCTCACCGCGGCCGGCGTCCCGACCACCAGCGTGCGCTACAACGGCACCCTGCACGACTTCATGATGCTCAACCCCGTCCGCGACACCCAAGCCTCCCGCGCCGCCACCGCCCAGGCCATCGAGGTACTCAAAACCGCCCTCAACACCGGAAAGGCCAACTCATGAGCGAGCAGCCCGTCCCTCAGCCGCCGGGGTGATCGCGGGCCGGCCCGGTCGGCTGGCGCATCTTTATGGTGGAGACCGTGCAGCCCCTCGCTCTCTTCGACCTTGACAGAACGCTCGTTGACCTCGATGCCGCCTTCCTGCGATGGGCCACGGAGTTCGCCGAGCAGCGGCGGTTGGGACCTGAGGAAGTGGCCTGGCTCGCCGCCCTGGATCGTCACGTGCACCCGCGCCGAGACCTCTTCTTCGCCGAGGTGCGTGCGCGCTACTCGCTGGCCGAGTCGGTGGAAGAGCTCTTGGCCGCCTGTCGGAGACGTATGCCGGATCTCGTGGAGTGCTACCCAGGTGTGCTGGCCGGCCTGGCACAGCTGAGGGCGCGGGGGTGGCGGGTGGGCATCGTCACGAACGGCGCACTCGGCAACCAACTCGGGAAGCTGCAGCGAACCGGTCTGGCCAACGTGATCGACGGTTATGCCGTGTCCGGGGCTGAAGGGGTCAGCAAGCCCGAGCTCGGCCTGTTCCAGATAGCCGCTCAGCGATGTGGCGCCACTCTGAACGGTGGCGGCTGGATGGTCGGTGACAATCTCATCGCCGATATCCAAGGAGCCCGTACGGCAGGCTTACGAACCATTTGGATCGACCGGGGAACGTGGCCCGGCGATGAACACCATGCCGATTATGTGGTCACCGACGCTGTCGAGGCGATCGCCATCATCGCCAGAAGAACACGAGCGCGGTGAGAGCGACGCTCAGTGCCACGAAAGCCGGTGTTCTGGGCCGGCGAGCGGCCTCCCGGCGCGAAGAGATCACCAGCGTGGCGGCCAGGGCCAGGGCGGTCAGCACGTGCAGGCCGTACCACAGGACGATGGGGATCTTGCCCAGGACGGTGCCGGACAGCAGGTCGTCGGCGGAGCCGTAGCCGGCGAGTGCGCCGAGCAGGGCCAAGCCCAGGCCGAGCAGGGCGGGTACGTACCGGAAATGGCCGAGCATGGCCCAGATGAGGGTGCCCACCGCAAGCAGGACCGAGGAGCTGTGGTGGAGTTGCCGGATGAACAGGCCGCCGCTCACGTCGAAGCTGATCCCCAGGACGGATTGGTAGGCGGCGCTCATCGGCACCCCCCGCAACGGCTCGTAGCTGCCGGTGTATGGCACCATCTGGCCGTCGGGCGTGTAGAAAAAGGCCAGGAATATGCCCGTGAGCAGGACAACTACTACGTAATAGTACAGAAGCATCTCGCCGACCAGCTGCCTCGCCCGCTCCATGCGGCATATTCCACCACAAAACATTTGCCGGCCATGCTTTCCCGGCAGTAGACGCGCCAGTTCACCCGACCTGGTCCCAGTCGATGGCCTCGATGCGCTCGATGTGCTCCTCACCCCACTCCCCCAGCGCCGCCATTGCGGTGTTGAGCGAATGGCCGAAGTCGGTGAGCGAGTACTCCACCTTCGGCGGAACCTGGTGATACACCTCACGATGCAGCAGCCCGGTGGCCTCCATCTCCCGCAACTGCAAGATCAGCACCCGCTCGCTGATGCCGGGGACCGCGCGCCGCAACTCCCCGAAGCGCAGGGGACCATCCTGGAGCGCGAACAGGATCAGTCCCTTCCACTTGCCTCCCATGACGGCGATGGCAGCGTCGAGCCCGCAGGTGAATGCCCGCTTCCTTGTCTTCTTCATCAGCCCATACTCACATTTTTGTCAGTACATGGCGAAATTGTCGGTACTTGAGAGAATGTCGGTGCTCCAGTCAGCATGGAGCAGGCGCCGCGCCAAGACCACGACGGTTTGCGCGGCAGCACGCTCACCTCCTTATCTCTGTGGCTGGAGTATGCATATGACCGGGAAGAACGCGACACCGGTGACCGTCATCGGGCTGGGCTCGATGGGCAGGGCACTGGCCGAGGCCTTCACCAAGGCCGGACACCCGACCACTGTCTGGAACAGGACCGCCGCCAAAGCCGCGCCCCTCACCGCCATGGGAGCCGAGCATGCGGAGGCCATCGAGGACGCGGTGGCGGCAAGTCCGCTGGTCATCACGTGCCTGACCACCTTCGATGACACCCGGCTGGCGCTGCGGCCGGCCGTCGCGTCGCTGCGTGGGCAGGCCCTTGTCACCCTCAACAGCGGTTCCCCGGCCGATGCCCGGGAGACGGCTGCCTGGGCCATAGGTCATGGCGCCCGGTTCCTGGCCGGGGCGGTCAAGAACGTGCCCTCGGCCGTCGGGGCGCCGGACACCCTGCTGTACTACAGCGGCGACAAGACGGTCTTCGAGGAGTTCGAGACGACCCTGAAGGTGCTGGGCGGCGACACCGTCCACCTTGGCGACGAGAGCGACCTCGCCGCCCTGTACGAGATGGCGGTGGGCGCCATGCTGCTGCCCGCACTCGTCGGCTTCTTCCAGGGCGCCGCCGCCGTCCAGGCACGCGGGCTTGAGGCAGCTTCCATGGTGCGGTTCGCCGGCAAGTGGCTGGACATGATCAAGTCCCTGCTGCCGATGTATGCCAAGGAGATCGACAGCGGTGACTACACCGACGCCGCCTCCTCCGTGAACCTCTTCCTGGCCGGGGCAGCCCACGACGCGGACCTGGCCACAGAGACGAACGTCGACACGACCTGGCTGGCGCCCCTGCACGACCTGGTGAGGCGGGCGGCTGAGGCAGGCCACGGCGACCACAGCATCTCCGCCCTCACCGAAGTGCTCAGGCTCAACTCATCGATATGAGTCGATGAGCCGCGCGGAGCTGGATCAGCGGGCTAGGCACTTTCACCCTGATGTACGACGCTTGTCGCCTGCGGCGGTGCCGCCACGGCAGCCGGTCTTTTGCCGGGTATGCCGAGTGCCACGAGCATGCCGACGAACGCGAATGCGGTGACTGCGCCCATCGCCGCCGCGAACCCCTCACGGAACTCCTCGGCTGACGCGTATCCCCCAGTACTCGCGAAGACGGCAACCGTGACCGCGACACCGAACACCCCGCCAAAGATCCGTAGCATCATGAAGGCGCCTGACGCCTGACCGATCTCTCGTGGTTGCACCGCTCCGACCACCGCCTTCTGCGCCGCGGGCATGGCCATGGTCAGTCCGGCCCCGCCGAGGATCAGCGCGGGCAGCAGTTCGAGGTAGCCCGTGTCGGCGTCGGAGACCATGGCGATCCAGCCCATGCCGGCGGTCTGGAGCAGCAGCCCGCCGACCACGAACGTCCGTTCGCCGTACTTGTCGGCCAGCCTGCCGGCGATCGGCGCGCACACCATCAGCGTCGCGGTCCACGGCATCAATCGCAGGCCGGCAGCGAGCGGCCCGTCACCGAGCAAAGTCTGGAAATACTGCGCGAGAAAGAACAGCGTGCCGTACAGCGATGCGAATACGCAGAAGTTCGCCGGGTTGGCCGTGGCGAACGCCCTCAACCTGAAGAACCGCATCGGCAACATCGGCGCCAGCGTCCGTCGTTCCCAGAGCACGAAGGCAATTACCAGCGCGACACCGAGCACCAGCGCGCTCAGTACTTCCGCGCTGCCCCAGCCTGCCGCGTTTCCGCGGACCAGACCCCAGACGATGCCGAACGCGCCCAAGGTCACGAGTACGACCCCGCCCAGGTCGAACCTGTTGTTCGGTCCGACGCTCTCGTCGACGCGCCGCGTCGTGAGCAGGATCGCGACCATCCCGATCGGCAGGTTCAGCCAGAAAATCCACTCCCAGGCCAGCCCTTCGGCGATGACGCCGCCGATGAACGGGCCGCTGAACGTCGCCAGACCGGTGAAGCCCAGGTACAGCCCCATCGCCTTGCCTCGCCGCTGCGGCGTGAACATCGCGCTGATCAGGGTCAGCGACAGCGGCAGCACCATCGCCGCACCGACACCCTGCAACGCCCGGGACGCGATCAGGGTGCCGATGTCCGGCGACAGCGCGCAGGTCGCCGATGCGACGGTGAAGACGGCCAGCCCGACGACGAACATTCGGCGGCGGCCGAACCGGTCCCCCAGTGCCGCTCCGGTCAAGAGCAGGACCGCGAACGTCAGGTTGTAGGCGTTGACGACCCACTCGAGTGATTCGACCGATGCCGTCAGATCCTGCCGGATGGTGGTCAGTGCCGTCGTCACGACCAGGCTGTCCAGGGCCATCATGAACGACGCGAGCGAAGCAAGCCCTAACACCCATGCCTGCTTGGACGTCATCCGCCCTCTGTCGGTATTCACGGTTTCTCCTTCTGCTCAAAAGGTCGCTGGATGAGCGGGCGGACAATCAGCCGCGTAGCGATCGCGGAAGGCCGAATATCGTCAGAAG from Nonomuraea polychroma encodes the following:
- a CDS encoding MFS transporter, which gives rise to MTSKQAWVLGLASLASFMMALDSLVVTTALTTIRQDLTASVESLEWVVNAYNLTFAVLLLTGAALGDRFGRRRMFVVGLAVFTVASATCALSPDIGTLIASRALQGVGAAMVLPLSLTLISAMFTPQRRGKAMGLYLGFTGLATFSGPFIGGVIAEGLAWEWIFWLNLPIGMVAILLTTRRVDESVGPNNRFDLGGVVLVTLGAFGIVWGLVRGNAAGWGSAEVLSALVLGVALVIAFVLWERRTLAPMLPMRFFRLRAFATANPANFCVFASLYGTLFFLAQYFQTLLGDGPLAAGLRLMPWTATLMVCAPIAGRLADKYGERTFVVGGLLLQTAGMGWIAMVSDADTGYLELLPALILGGAGLTMAMPAAQKAVVGAVQPREIGQASGAFMMLRIFGGVFGVAVTVAVFASTGGYASAEEFREGFAAAMGAVTAFAFVGMLVALGIPGKRPAAVAAPPQATSVVHQGESA